A genomic segment from Spinacia oleracea cultivar Varoflay chromosome 3, BTI_SOV_V1, whole genome shotgun sequence encodes:
- the LOC130469598 gene encoding uncharacterized protein, translating to MERVPPEKPKRGRPPKSPAVTKEGLPLEKPKRGRPPKSPGVINPREEDGPRLSEVFSSPQVDLRDPDMEASTPI from the exons ATGGAACGTGTACCTCCAGAAAAACCAAAGAGGGGCAGACCACCCAAAAGTCCTGCAGTTACGAAGGAAGGTCTACCTCTAGAAAAACCAAAGAGGGGAAGACCACCAAAAAGTCCTGGTGTTATTAACCCTAGAGAGGAG GATGGGCCACGACTTAGTGAAGTATTCTCATCACCCCAGGTAGATTTGAGAGATCCAGATATG GAAGCATCAACTCCCATTTAA
- the LOC130469775 gene encoding uncharacterized protein, with protein MYLYDLERRATHEGNTKLILPTLFQAVDLKNDVRNAYVANENLIQHAWERTASYLPDDLTQISTVYVPAYDFQNESCEHWFLLVVKIHDKEVWIMDSIGVSSSRFTLALDLVSKK; from the exons ATGTACTTGTATGATCTGGAACGTCGCGCAACGCATGAAGGGAATACGAAGTTGATTTTGCCGACTTTATTCCAG GCTGTTGATCTGAAAAATGATGTACGTAACGCGTATGTGGCTAACGAAAACTTAATTCAACATGCTTGGGAACGTACCGCTTCATATCTACCTGATGATTTGACTCAGATTAGCACG GTGTACGTTCCTGCATATGATTTTCAAAATGAATCCTGTGAGCATTGGTTTTTGTTGGTCGTCAAAATACATGATAAAGAGGTGTGGATTATGGATTCTATTGGTGTTTCGAGTTCACGATTCACTCTCGCATTAGATTTGGTCAGTAAGAAATAA